GTGTTAGCGAAGTTGAGTTTGCAAAATCTATAGGTATTGATGTGATAATTACCGACCATCACGAGCCCCCCCCATCGTCTGAACTACCGAATGCATTTTGTGTAATTGACCCGAAATCGGCAAACGAACAATATCCATTCAAGGAACTCGCCGGCTGCGGTGTCTCATTCAAACTTTTTCAGGCACTTGCTTTTTCGTACTCAAGATATTTTGCCAAAGATATAGTTGTGCTGGATATAGAAACCACAGGGCTTTCACCGCTGATGGATGAGATAGTTGAAATCGGTGCGGTTAAAATAAGAAATTTTGTTCAGATAGGAACATTTTCAACATTGGTGAAGCCACATTCCCATATCCCAAAAAGTATAAGTGCAATTCACGGGATAACAGATGAAGATTGTAAAGATGCGCCGGATATAACAGAAGTTATAAAAAAGTTTTTAGTATTTCTTGGTGATGCAATTATTGTTGCCCATAATGCGAATTTTGATACCGCATTTTTATATCTGGCTGCCCGAAAAATAAAAGAAGAGATTCCTAACGAAGTTATAGATACACTTGAGATATCGCGTGCCTTGTTTCCGTTTAGATCGCACGGGCTTGATGCACTGGCGAAGGACTTAGATGTTGAAATTAAAAATTATCATAGAGCGTTAAGTGATGCGATTGTTACTGCTGAAATTTTTGAACATCTTGTTTTAATGCAAGAGAAAAAACAACAGAGATTTATTGAAAATTACATATATCTTGTTGCTTTAGGCACAATTGCAGATATAGTTCCACTGGTCAACGAGAATAGAGTTTTTGTTAAATATGGTATCCCCATGCTGTATAATTCCCAAAAACCCGGAATTTATACTATTGTTAAGAATCTTCAGATTGAAAAAAAATCGTTTACTGCCAAAAAAATTTCATGGTCTATAGTTCCATTTTTGAACGCCGCCGGGCGTTATGGCAAAGCCGATTTATCTTTTGAACTACTTAACACTGCCGATAAAAACCGTGCCAATAAGTTATTTGATGAAATTCTTGATATTAATAATAAAAGAAAAAACTTACAGAAAATCAATATAAGAAGTTTTATTGATGAGACGATTAAACAAAACGATATTGAAACTGATAAAATTTTTGTGACTGTGGTAGATAATTTACAGCATGGTGTTACAGGGATTGCTGCAAACCAAATACTAAGAGAATTCGGCAAGCCGGTAATCCTTCTTATACTTGAAAATAACGAGGCTATAGGCGCTGCCAGAAGTATTGAAGGATTTGATATAGTGTCTGCGATAGAAAAATGTAAAGACATAGTTGTAAAGTACGGTGGACATAAAAAAGCTGCAGGACTG
The Elusimicrobiota bacterium DNA segment above includes these coding regions:
- the recJ gene encoding single-stranded-DNA-specific exonuclease RecJ, with the translated sequence MKKWEIKSVDKLLIDELAQKTGYSKILISILVQKGIKTVSELKKFIKPHLTDLYNPFLFKDMEKAVNRIRKAIDSREKILIYGDRDVDGITSTNIAVSYLTELNADVRWYIPSEEGYGLHKEIIEKYRNENVSLIITVDCGISGVSEVEFAKSIGIDVIITDHHEPPPSSELPNAFCVIDPKSANEQYPFKELAGCGVSFKLFQALAFSYSRYFAKDIVVLDIETTGLSPLMDEIVEIGAVKIRNFVQIGTFSTLVKPHSHIPKSISAIHGITDEDCKDAPDITEVIKKFLVFLGDAIIVAHNANFDTAFLYLAARKIKEEIPNEVIDTLEISRALFPFRSHGLDALAKDLDVEIKNYHRALSDAIVTAEIFEHLVLMQEKKQQRFIENYIYLVALGTIADIVPLVNENRVFVKYGIPMLYNSQKPGIYTIVKNLQIEKKSFTAKKISWSIVPFLNAAGRYGKADLSFELLNTADKNRANKLFDEILDINNKRKNLQKINIRSFIDETIKQNDIETDKIFVTVVDNLQHGVTGIAANQILREFGKPVILLILENNEAIGAARSIEGFDIVSAIEKCKDIVVKYGGHKKAAGLTVVKNNLDEFIRRIKFIANSLITDEILVPKLLIDCEISASEISVELIKELELLEPCGFGNDYPVFILNDIVLSEFSSVGIDGAHLRTRFKDDKIGIGGIGWQLGRRAADFKKGQKVNVAFQLEINVWQTKESAQLKILDLKPSDGIF